One Nitrospirota bacterium genomic window, CTTATCCTGATTCCCGAAAGCGCGGTTATCGTCGATTCGGTAACGTTCATCGGGTCTATGCGGTCAAAACCCGTGGTGTCCTTATGGCATTGCTCGCAGACCTTCGGCACCTCCGGCATGGTATTTCTGTGGGCGTTATGGCAGAGGACGCAGGACGGCCCCCCCTTGCCCTCGAGATACGCCTTGCCCATGATGCTGTTTGCGTACCTGTCCACCGAGTCGCCGTGGCACTGCCTGCATATGCCAAACAGGGCCTTTCCAGAGGGTATGCCCAAGAAACCGTGGGCCTCCGACATGGCGCGGGACTGCCTTTCGGCAAACTGCTCCGGGGACAAGCGGCTCAAATCGCCCAGCTCAACCCGGGCGTTTCCGCCGTGGCAGTAATCGCACGCGACGCCGTTTTGCTGGTGGACCGAACCCCTCCACTTGGTAACGGGCTCGGCCAGTGAGCCGCCGAGGAATTCGTGGCAGGCAATGCAGGCGCTGCGCTGCTGCTGTGCGCCTGTGTTTGTCACGTGCAGGGCGATAAGAAACAGACCGGCGGCCAACGCCGAAAACGCGTATCTCTTGCCGTTCATGGCCTCTGTATCGCGGCTGGTTCCACGAAAGTCATTGTCCCGCCTCGAAACTCCTCACGCTGCCCTGACGGGGCTTCCCTTTGAAGGCACCAGCGAGGCATCTGTTACTAGGTTATCACACCGGCGGCCACTACAGGTTCAACGCAACGTCCGTTGCGCTTCGCAGCGCCGCGCCAAGGCTGCCCGGGGTCCTGGCGTCTCCCACGACATAGACCTCCTCGACCGAATCTCTGAGCAAACCCGAGAGGGAGTCAGCCGGCAGGGACCCGGTGGAGAAAATCACCGCGTCGGCCGTCAATTCTTTCCTCACGCCGTTGTTGCCCTCGACGCTCACCTTCCCGGCCTCGACGGCGACAACCTTTGTGCTCGTCAGGATTTCCACGTTCTTCTTCTTGAGTCTTCCGAGCAGTGCCCGCTTGGGGATTTCCTTCATCCTGTGGAGCGGCTCCTCCAGCATTTCGACGACGGTGACCACCGCGCCTCTCTCCGCAAGAAGGTCCGCGGTCTCGCATCCGATGTCGCCTCCGCCGACGATGACCACGTCCCTTCCAAGCTCCAGGGGCCTTTCGTAGACCGTCCTGGCGTCGTACACCGAGGGCAGGGCTCCGCCGGGAACGTCCGGCAGAATAGGCGTTGACCCGACGGCGATGATTACCGCCTCGGGATTGTGAGAGAGGATATCTTCAACCGTAGCCGACGTGTTCAGAACGAGCTTTGCCTGCGTTTTGCCAAGCATGTATTCCATGTATCTCAAAGCCCCTTCCACTTCCTCTTTGCACGGAGCGAGCGAGGCGATTCTCAACTGGCCGCCGAGGGCGTCGTTCTTTTCGTAGAGAACCACCTCATGCCCCCGCCGGCTCGCAAGGAGCGCGGCCTGCATGCCCGCCGGGCCTCCGCCGACGACAACGACCCTCTTGCTTCTTTCGGCTCGCTTCATCTTCAGCCTGTATTCCTGCCCCGCGAACGGGTTCACCGTGCAGGTCCTGCCGACGCCCTCGACGCCCCTCTCGGCGCAATCTTCAAGGTCGTAGAGACATCTGCGTATCTCCCCGCTCAGCCCCGCCCGGGCCTTCTCGGGAAAATAAGGGTCGGCCAAAAGCGGCCGGGCCATGGCGACAAAGTCGGCGTCGCCGTCTCCGATGACTTCTTCCGCGAGCTCGGGCGTGTTGATCTTGCCGATGGCGATGACCGGTATGGCGACCGCCTCTTTTATTGCCCTGGCGAGGTGAACGAGGGCGCCGGGGGGAAGATAATGGGAGGGGACCGTCATGTGCTTGGTCGCCTTGTTCCCTCCCGATGCAAGGATGGCATCCGCTCCGGCCTGCTCCGCCATTCGGGCTATCACCGCCGTGTCATTCGGCCTCAGCCCTCCCTCCACGAACTCGTCACAGACGAGCTTCACCATCACCGGATAGTCTCTGCCGGCCTTCTCTTTGACCGCTTTAATAAGCTCCACGAGAAAACGCGCACGGTTTTCGAGTCTGCCGCCCAGCTCGTCCGTCCTTTTGTTCGAAAGGGGCGACAGGAGCTGCGAGACGAGGTCGCCGTAGCTTGCCTGGACCTCGATGCCGTCGTAGCCCAGCCCTCGCGCCCTCTTTGCTCCGTCCGCCATGAGTCCCACCACCTCCAGCGACTCCCTCGCCGTCATCACCGCCGCGAGGGGCGCGACCCATCCAGCCCCTTTCTGTTTGGCTCCCGGGACTTCGTGGTCCAGGACGCGCTCTTTTGGATAATTGAGCTGCATGAATGCCCTGGCTCCCCCGGCATGGACCGCGTCGAGGAGGGCCCTGACAGTATCTGTACGCCCTCGGATAGTCGAGGCAGGGACAGTCCAGCACAATCATGGCCACCCCTCCCCGCGCCCGCTCCCGGTAGAACTCCAGCATCCGTTCGTTCACCTTGCTGCCGGTGGCGTACTTGGTGGGATAAAGGGACATGATGAGGCGGTTTTTCAGCGTGGCGCTGCCGATGCGCCCTTCCTGGAAGATATGGGGGAAATACATCGCACCCTCCCGGCCGTGGTCAGAGCAAGGATATCCGCCCGGTACTTCCTTCCAATGCTTTCTAATGATAACAGAACGCTTCATTTAAATAAATGCTGTGGACTTATCCCGCATTCTGCGCCCTTGACTCGATTCATCGGTTCCATGTCCTCCACGGCCCGACCGGAGGGATGGGTTGTCAGTGGGGCTGGATAGGACCACGTCCAGGGGCGTCTTTTCCGATGGCAAGCAGCGAGCCTGGGACGGGGGACCCCGGGCGCCGTCTGTAAAGACAACCTCAAGCCCCGCTCATTTCCTCTACGCAAACAGGCGAGGAGATTGTTCATGCCGTTGTGCGGCGGAGGTGAACGTGATAGTGTTGAAAAACAGTATCGCGTTTTAACCTTTCTCCACCGGGAGGAAATGTCGTCGTGGCAAGGAAATCCTACGACCTTGTTGTCCTGGGCACGGGAACCGCAGGCGCTTCAATCGCATTCGGGTGCAGGGAGGCCGGCTGGAAAGTGGCGGTGGTGGACTACAGGCCTTACGGCGGCACGTGCGCGCTCAGGGGCTGTAACCCGAAGAAGGTCCTTTACGGACTTGCCGAGACGGTCGAGCGGAGCCGGGCCTTGACGGGAAAGGGCATCGCGCGCGAGGCGGTCATGGACTGGCCGGGACTCATGAAGTTCAAGCGGAGCTTCACCGACCCCAGGCCCGCACAGACGGAGACGTATTTCAAGGAAGACGGGATAGATGCATATCACGGGAAAGCCCGCTTTACGGGGAAAAACACCGTATCCATCGACGGGCGGGCCGACCTGGAGGCGCGAAAGGTCGCCATCGCCACGGGTGCAAGGCCCGCGACCCTTGGCATCGAGGGAGAAGAGCTCATGACCACGAGCGACCGCTTCCTCGAGCTCGAGAAACTGCCGGACTCCATCATGTTCGTGGGCGGCGGATACATATCCTTCGAGCTTGCCAACATCGCCCGGGCGGCCGGGGCCGAGGTCATGATAATGCACCGGAGCGGCACGGTGCTGAAGAGGTTCGACCGGGACCTCGCGGCGCTCCTGGTCACGTCTTTCGAGCAAAGAGGGATACGCGTGGTTACGGGCAAGGAGGTAAAGGCCATCCGGAAGAAAGGCGGCGCTCTCAGGGCCGACAGCCAGGACGGCAAGGCCTTCGAGGCCGACATGATTGTCCACGGCGCGGGACGGGTGCCCGAGATAGACGAACTGGACCTGGAGAAGGCCGGCGTGGAGCACGACAAAAGAGGCGTCGTCGTAAACGAATTCATGCAGAGCGTGTCCAACCCCGATGTCTACGCAGCAGGCGATTCCGCCTCGAGGGGGCTCCCCCTGACGCCGCCTGCCGGGGTGGGAGGCAGGACGGCGGCCCGGAACCTCCTGTACGGCAACAGCACGAAGGCAGACTTTACGGCTACCCCGAGCGTTGTCTTTACCACCCCGCCCCTGGCGTTGGTCGGGATGACCGAAGAAGAGGCGCAAACGAACGGCTTGAGCTACGACGTCAATTACGGCGACACCTCGAGTGGATTCACCTCCCGGAGGCTCGGTCTCGGCGCCTCGGGCTATAAGGTCCTGCTCGAAAAGGAAACGAACAGAATCCTCGGCGCTCATTTGCTGGGCCATAACGCCGACGAGGTGATAAACGTCTTCGCGGCGGCGATGAGACTGGGCGTTCCGGCCCGGGAGCTCGGCACGGTAATCTGGGCCTATCCCACATCGTCTACGGATGTGGCCGACATGCTCTAGCTTACACATCCGGGGTTTTCCGGCGGCACGGTCGGGCGGCGTCAGCGCTGTATGTGCGGAATCCTCTTCATTAAAACACTGCCCGTCTGCGTATCGAAAACGATTCTCCTGCCGCTCTTCCCACCGACGTCCTGCTTTACGATGGGAATCCCCTCCTGTGCCAGGACATCCAGGGCCAGCGCAATGTTACGCTCCCCCACGCACGTGAAAAGGGTGGATTCCGTCATCAGCGATGCGCCCCCGAAGACCTTGGCGACAAGTGCTTCGCGTTTGCCCCCCAGCGAGAGCATTTTGGAGATGAGCTTCCGTATCGCGACGTTCCCGTACCGCGGCGACATGAGGCCCTCCCCGTTCCAGAAGGGAACGAGATAATGGTTTATGCCGCCCGCCCTGAGCCCGCTGTCCCACAGGCAGACCGAGACACAGGAGCCGAGCACCGTGACGACGACATGGGGCTTGAGGGAGCTGAAAATCATTCCCGCATGCAGAAAGACCTTCCTGGACTCCACGGAAGCGTCGACGACTTCATGAAAATCGCCCCCGCTCGATGTCTTCTCGCTCATGTCACGCCCCTAGAAAACGAGGAAGTTCCCTCTGTAGACGAGGGCACACGCCGCGTCCGACGGCATATTCTCGGGGATGTCCACGGAAAACTCGCTCCCCGCCCCCGGGGTGCTCGAAAAGGAAATCCTTCCGCCCAGCATCTCCACGAGGGCCTTGACGACGCTGAGCCCGAGACCCAACCCCCTGTACGCCCGGCCGGAGCCCTTGCTGAGCTGCGTGAACCTCTCGAAGATGCGCTCGTGATGACACCGCTCAATCCCCGTGCCTTCGTCCCGGACGGAGAGGCGCAGGTCGGTTGCGTCCCGCAGAACCCGCACGACCACCGCGGAGCCCGGTCCGCTGAACTTCACGGCGTTGGAGAACAGATTTCTCGCCACCAGTTCCAGTTTGCCGCCGTCCGTAAGAAACCAGGGGTCGTTCTCTCCGGTCATCATGTCCCCTTGCGTGGAGACGTCGATGTCCTTGTCGCGGGCTCCGTACCGGATTGACTGAAGGACGCTTGTCACCATGGAGGGCACATGCACGCGGCAGACCTCCAGGGTACATTCGCCGGCCTCGACCTCGGCCGCCGTGATGACGTTCCGAAGCAGGAAGTCCGCCTCCAGCGCCTCTCTTTCTATCAGCTCCGCCACGTGGCATGCGCTCTCCCCGTCCTTTGCCTCCAGGGACTGCAGATACCACGCCAACCCGCGGATGGACGTCAGAGGGTCGACCAGTTCGTTTCGGATGTGCGAAAGAAAAGAGCTCTGCACGGCCTCGGACTCCTGAAGCCTCTGGTTCACCATGTCCAGCTTCCTGGTCAGAGCGTCCAGTTCCTTGTGCAGCAACTCCGGCTGCCCCGCGCCGTCGCGCGGCTTCCCCCGCAGAGGGTCGTGCCCAAAATCACTCATCTCCACCTCTCACCTCCTTGGTCGTTCGCCTGCCCGTCGTTGCCGCACGCCCTGACAACACCATCCGCTATGGCATCCAGCGGCAGCACCTTCCGGACGGCCCCCTGTCTGATGGCCTCCTTGGGCATGCCGAAAATGATGCAGGTGGCCTCGTCCTGGGCGATGGTCAGGGCACCGGCCGCGTGCATCTCCTTCAAGCCTTGAGCACCGTCATCGCCCATGCCCGTCATGATCACGCCGACGGCGTTTTTCCCGGCGTTGCGCGCCACCGACCTGAACAGCACGTCCACCGACGGCCTGTGCCGGCAGACCAGCGGCCCGTCGGTGACTTCAACGAAATACTTGGCGCCGCTCACTTTCAGGAGGATATGCTTGTTGCCCGGCGCGATGAGCGCCCTTCCCCGGATGACGGAGTCCCCGTTGGCGGCCTCCTTCACCGTAATCCTGCAGCTTGCGTTCAGGCGATTCGCAAACGCCGTCGTAAAATGTTCGGGCATGTGCTGCACGATGACCATCCCGGGGGCATCGAGGGGCAGGGCTTCCAGAAACTGGCGAAGCGCCTCCGTCCCCCCGGTGGACGCCCCCACAGCCACGACTTTGTCGGTGGTGTGCGTCAAGGAGCGGGCCGGAGAGTACGCCGCAACGGGCATGACCGCGTCGGCCGTAAGTTTCTGGGCAACCGCGAGAGCGGGCACGGAGAGTTTTCTCACGTTCGCCACCGATGCCGCCCTCACGGCCTCGCAGATACGCTCCCTGGACTCTTCCAGGTATTCCTTGGCCCCGAGGCGGGGCTTGGAAATTATCTCCACGGCGCCGTACTCCAAGGCCCTGAGAGCGGTTTCCGTGCCCGCGCCGGTCAGGCTCGAGCAAATGACCACCGGAACGGGATGCTGGCTCATCAGCCTCTTCAGGAACGTAATCCCATCCATCCTGGGCATCTCCACGTCCAGGGTGATGACGTCGGGCATGCGCTGCCGTATCTTCTCGGCGGCAATGTAAGGGTCGGGAGCCGTCCCCACGACGACGATACCCCGGTCCGACGCCAATACGTCCGCCAGAGTCTTTCTGGCGACTGCCGAATCGTCGACGACAAGCACATGTATCTTCTTCATCTTTGCATCACACGTGAGATCAGCGAACGTTTTTCCTGTAGAGCGTAGGAGCCACCTGCACCAGCGGAACCGAAAGGCCATTGAGCGTCTCGGAGTGGCCGATGAACACGTACCCTCCCGCGATGAGATGACCGCACAGCTTCTTCACGAGCCTTCGCTGGGTCGGCCGGTCGAAGTAGATCATGACGTTGCGGCAGAAAATGACCTCAACCGGTTCAGTGAGGCCGTAGTCTTCGTCCATGAGGTTCACACGCGTGAACACCACACGCTCCCTCAGCTCCGGGACGACCTTGACGAGGCACTTCGCCCTGTCCTTGCTGCGCAGGAAGTACTTCCCACGCATCTCTTCGGAGACCGGCGAGATTTTCTCCTCTTCGTAGATCCCACATCGCGCCTTCTCCAGGGCCCGGGAGGAAACGTCCGTGGCCAGAACCGAAAAGTGCAGGCCACCGTTTTGTTCCGCATAC contains:
- a CDS encoding cytochrome c3 family protein, with protein sequence MNGKRYAFSALAAGLFLIALHVTNTGAQQQRSACIACHEFLGGSLAEPVTKWRGSVHQQNGVACDYCHGGNARVELGDLSRLSPEQFAERQSRAMSEAHGFLGIPSGKALFGICRQCHGDSVDRYANSIMGKAYLEGKGGPSCVLCHNAHRNTMPEVPKVCEQCHKDTTGFDRIDPMNVTESTITALSGIRIRLAQEKTAGKKPPLFPEFPEDLDSFQIGFVAFGAVVVLLVIGYIEYMALERRK
- a CDS encoding FAD-dependent oxidoreductase gives rise to the protein MCWTVPASTIRGRTDTVRALLDAVHAGGARAFMQLNYPKERVLDHEVPGAKQKGAGWVAPLAAVMTARESLEVVGLMADGAKRARGLGYDGIEVQASYGDLVSQLLSPLSNKRTDELGGRLENRARFLVELIKAVKEKAGRDYPVMVKLVCDEFVEGGLRPNDTAVIARMAEQAGADAILASGGNKATKHMTVPSHYLPPGALVHLARAIKEAVAIPVIAIGKINTPELAEEVIGDGDADFVAMARPLLADPYFPEKARAGLSGEIRRCLYDLEDCAERGVEGVGRTCTVNPFAGQEYRLKMKRAERSKRVVVVGGGPAGMQAALLASRRGHEVVLYEKNDALGGQLRIASLAPCKEEVEGALRYMEYMLGKTQAKLVLNTSATVEDILSHNPEAVIIAVGSTPILPDVPGGALPSVYDARTVYERPLELGRDVVIVGGGDIGCETADLLAERGAVVTVVEMLEEPLHRMKEIPKRALLGRLKKKNVEILTSTKVVAVEAGKVSVEGNNGVRKELTADAVIFSTGSLPADSLSGLLRDSVEEVYVVGDARTPGSLGAALRSATDVALNL
- a CDS encoding NAD(P)/FAD-dependent oxidoreductase produces the protein MARKSYDLVVLGTGTAGASIAFGCREAGWKVAVVDYRPYGGTCALRGCNPKKVLYGLAETVERSRALTGKGIAREAVMDWPGLMKFKRSFTDPRPAQTETYFKEDGIDAYHGKARFTGKNTVSIDGRADLEARKVAIATGARPATLGIEGEELMTTSDRFLELEKLPDSIMFVGGGYISFELANIARAAGAEVMIMHRSGTVLKRFDRDLAALLVTSFEQRGIRVVTGKEVKAIRKKGGALRADSQDGKAFEADMIVHGAGRVPEIDELDLEKAGVEHDKRGVVVNEFMQSVSNPDVYAAGDSASRGLPLTPPAGVGGRTAARNLLYGNSTKADFTATPSVVFTTPPLALVGMTEEEAQTNGLSYDVNYGDTSSGFTSRRLGLGASGYKVLLEKETNRILGAHLLGHNADEVINVFAAAMRLGVPARELGTVIWAYPTSSTDVADML
- a CDS encoding chemotaxis protein CheD encodes the protein MSEKTSSGGDFHEVVDASVESRKVFLHAGMIFSSLKPHVVVTVLGSCVSVCLWDSGLRAGGINHYLVPFWNGEGLMSPRYGNVAIRKLISKMLSLGGKREALVAKVFGGASLMTESTLFTCVGERNIALALDVLAQEGIPIVKQDVGGKSGRRIVFDTQTGSVLMKRIPHIQR
- a CDS encoding HAMP domain-containing sensor histidine kinase: MSDFGHDPLRGKPRDGAGQPELLHKELDALTRKLDMVNQRLQESEAVQSSFLSHIRNELVDPLTSIRGLAWYLQSLEAKDGESACHVAELIEREALEADFLLRNVITAAEVEAGECTLEVCRVHVPSMVTSVLQSIRYGARDKDIDVSTQGDMMTGENDPWFLTDGGKLELVARNLFSNAVKFSGPGSAVVVRVLRDATDLRLSVRDEGTGIERCHHERIFERFTQLSKGSGRAYRGLGLGLSVVKALVEMLGGRISFSSTPGAGSEFSVDIPENMPSDAACALVYRGNFLVF
- a CDS encoding chemotaxis response regulator protein-glutamate methylesterase gives rise to the protein MKKIHVLVVDDSAVARKTLADVLASDRGIVVVGTAPDPYIAAEKIRQRMPDVITLDVEMPRMDGITFLKRLMSQHPVPVVICSSLTGAGTETALRALEYGAVEIISKPRLGAKEYLEESRERICEAVRAASVANVRKLSVPALAVAQKLTADAVMPVAAYSPARSLTHTTDKVVAVGASTGGTEALRQFLEALPLDAPGMVIVQHMPEHFTTAFANRLNASCRITVKEAANGDSVIRGRALIAPGNKHILLKVSGAKYFVEVTDGPLVCRHRPSVDVLFRSVARNAGKNAVGVIMTGMGDDGAQGLKEMHAAGALTIAQDEATCIIFGMPKEAIRQGAVRKVLPLDAIADGVVRACGNDGQANDQGGERWR
- a CDS encoding protein-glutamate O-methyltransferase CheR, whose product is MVPFQLARLSDGEFRLLGGFIQETLGIKMPPVKKTLLEGRLQKRLRLLGLQSFSDYCTYLFSSEGMTQEAVHMLDTVTTNKTEFFREGIHFRYLRNMVLPQLVGMRAYGPGRPLRVWSAGCSTGEEPYTIAMALNEYAEQNGGLHFSVLATDVSSRALEKARCGIYEEEKISPVSEEMRGKYFLRSKDRAKCLVKVVPELRERVVFTRVNLMDEDYGLTEPVEVIFCRNVMIYFDRPTQRRLVKKLCGHLIAGGYVFIGHSETLNGLSVPLVQVAPTLYRKNVR